The Amblyraja radiata isolate CabotCenter1 chromosome 5, sAmbRad1.1.pri, whole genome shotgun sequence genome includes the window GGTTTTATAAACCAATTCTatactttgaaataaaatgtttcTATTATAACTAACCTGCCAAAAGTTTCAAAGATCATTCTTAATCGACGAAGCCATGCACAACGTAAATGTCAAACTTACCCGTGAAACACTTTTGACGGTTGGCTAAGTGTACAGCTGCGTCTCTGACATTCACAAACATCAAAATATATTTGAAAACTATTATAAATACTACTGAACAATtgtaaaaagaaaatcaaacttCTAAATAATAGAAAACTGTTAGATCTATGTAAATATGCACCTGTCTCCCTTGCAATTGTCCCTCCCCTATTGAAATTAATCTGTGCCAGGTCTAACCTGGCGCAGTTTAAGCATTCAGATTTTCCGCTGTATAGAAAGGAATAAATGCTGGAACAGTCTGAATGACAGCAGTGAGTATATCAGGAAGTTGAAACTTCCTTGCTCTGTGGAGCACCTTCTTCTTGTGATCCAGTTTATCAATCTAGCAGTCCCACAAAAGAAAGTCATGGACTCTTGTTTTATACTTACCTCTGTAGGCCTTGGAAAACTTCGTTGTACTGATTGGTGTCTCTTTTTTAATTCCCTCTCACGTTCAGCATCTTTCATTGccttaaaatgaaataataaaaattcTGAAAATTACTCAACAAAATTTGACTTTAAGATGCAAAACACAAAAAATATACTGACTTGATGTACTAAACCACCAGTGAAGCATGTGATCACACTTAGTATTCAAATACCAGACACACAATTCAATCATATCCTCACTACAAAATTGATTCAGTGTAAATACAAACTCCATTCTGTTAAATTGTCTAAAGACTGTTATGGTATAAAAGGAGGTTACCTGTCTCCGTGACTCCACATCAGCAGCATCTTCTATGAAGTTGTCTTCTGTGTCCTGTTCCTCCAGTTCGCGTTCTGCATTCTCTGGCAGGACAATTTCGAAGTCATTTTTAGGAGTAGGAAGATTGAGCAGGCCCACCCGTAGTTGCTCCCGGTGCTCTCTTTCCTACAAGGAAAATTATGCAAGACTGTTGAGGCAACATTGGCAATTTCCGGGTGAACAGTTAGCAGTAGGCTTGATAAAAATCTTGATGTAGAGTTCACGACTAGTTAATGACATGAAACTCTATTTAAAGAAACTTGAAACTACAAGGAGTTTTAGCAACCGAATAAATTCAGACATTTTAAATATAGATTCTAATAACCAGCTATTATTCACTTATCAAACATTTCCTTTTTAACTGATTGAGATTTTTGTGGAGCTACAACATAATAGGACAGTGGGCATTTGCTAAAGCTGCAAATTAATGTCTGAGCACGCAAAATTAAAAACAGCCCTGACACACTGATAATATGCAATTTCCATGGTGTACAACAGCAGAGAAATTTGTCTCTTAGATCATACACCTGGTTGAACCTTCTCCAGAATCTATTGATTTCTATGGTTGAAAATTCAGATGCAAGAGGGaaattccttttttaaatatgtaTTTCTCTATGGTTTAATGCTTTTGGTTAAACATTTTTCATTACAAAATTGGTTTTAATCCATCAATGCTTCAATATAATAGTTATTAAATGTGCTTGAGTGTCAGACAATTTTTACAGCTGGGGGCAAAGTGTCAACTTACTCAGGGGGAGGATGGGAAAGTGGTTTATTCAGTGTTTTACCAGAGGTTCTTCTGGCACTCAGTTCATGCCTTTGGTATCTGGAATGCTCTACGCCAGCAATTCATTCTCCACAAACAGACAAGATAGGAGCATGGAGAAATTGCTGGTGGCAATTCTGGGCACAAGATTTGGCTACAAAAGTACCAGCCATTAAATATTCCGAACATTTAAGGTCCACAGGTTATACTTATTCAGCTTCCTGATTACAAAAGCGATTTAAAAAAGAAATTGGAGGAAACAACAGGACCTTTTAAATTAATCTACTCAAAGCATATCCTGTTCCAGGGTCTCCTTTTCAGTATTTGAACCAAAACCGTAGCAGGATTCTGATAGCCTGGTAATTTTCTACTGCCTTTTTATAATACAGAAGGAAGAAAGTTGTTTAACGTCTTCAATCCTACATTCTCATTAGCAACTTATACTGCAAGTATTGTTTGTTTACAGTGAGTTTGGGTTAGGGAAGAGCTTTGGGGTAAAATACCACTACCGGTACTTATTTCCAAGGCTCATTCATGTGTAATCCTGATTTAACAATTAAAATCACATAAATATTAGCATGTGTATGCACATGGATATtccaggaatggagggatatggatcatgtgcaggcagttcagattagtttatcttgacatcatgttcagcctaggcattatgggccgaaggacttggtgCCCGTATTGTTCTATGATCGGTGTGTAAAATCACATGAACTTTGACTTGTGAGATCTAATTTGTCTCatgatgaccttgataatatcagAACAAAACTGTGATCGATTAAATCAAATCCATTTTCTAAAACAGGCTACACCACACTCTGAAGAAGGcaggcggcgtcacacacaccaacaacccccccccccccccccccccgcacacacgctaactaccccccttgatattatattaacattattaatttgctccttttaccccataaccaccctatccactgacacatagcccccaactcgcaggcgcgtctagggagggtggggagggtagagagtgagagcagagagagaatggggagagaccgaGAGAAAggtgcagagacagaagggcaagagacagagggagagggggtggaggggaggaggagagagagggagagggggagagagaggggggtctgagagggggggaagggggagagaggggtgaagggagagggagaggtgggggggaagggagggggaggggctcgggtggagggaagggggtaggggaggagtggaggggaggagggagggcaggagggagatggggtaggggagagagggggaagagtgtggagggagggggagaggggtacgtgggagagagggggatgagtggggatggagggggagatggggtaggggagagaggaggaagagtgaggagggagggggaggggggaagagtgcGAAGGGagtgggagatggggtaggggagagaggaggaagagtggggagggagggggagagggataggggcGAGAggcgtgggggagagagggggaagagtggggagggagaagggtgggggcagtccctctattcccacactctccctctcacctcccccatttccccctgtccctccctactccctcctccctcctctccctcaatcccgccACTGCCCTTCTTCACCTCCTAAGGATCTCACCTGTCCtccggatctgcagaacttgttcacagagaggaacacagaacAGGAAGGAGTCAGAGAGCCAAATGCCAGCGCGCGTCAGGGTGTTGACGTAACTCGGCCTCGCGACGCCCGCAGCCGTTGATAACTGCCCTTTAAAGCCGCTAAGGCAAGACGCGTTCGCCCAGGAGCGAGCGTTGACAGCAAAGAAGCACCGGCTTCTGAcactctggaaacccacagctggaatgagcgcgcaggggatgggaggggcgcaCAGGCGGGCGGGGCTACGCAAGCTGTGAGGAGAAAGTTCAGCGGAACTTATGAGGAGAAGTTCAGCGCGTGAGGAGTCGCTGCCCCGAGATCTGTAGAACAAAGGAGTTATAGCGGAATGCAGCTGTAGGATCTTTGTtttgcagaactttctcgatctttctgcgcctttaatccacagcggtggggggggcggggcctggaggcaggtgggcctggattggtcggcatgtgggcattgtgacgtcagcagctggtgagcgctatttatatttaaaaaattgagttttgtgatcaattttattcaaaatctggggaaataattaaccaaggagtggatttctgaactcataagttaaatccctaccgaaattgtaaaaatctccgcgtttttacgtctggttttcgaggagatacgtttcatatgcaaaataacacacacacacacacagagttttaatagatactagaccaagtgcagacccgttgggtatgTTCCAGCAACGCGCGGTTGCAAGGGAggggcggcctgacgtcatcacgcaacgccacgcgctaggcgtacgacgtcaagatgctgtgtacgacgtcgagacgctgcgtacgcccttaatgcgcctgcgggccgttgACGCGCGGGATTTACGGACAGTGCAAGCCCGCggggacggcgaaaagcagcgggggaccaGCTGATTGGTGCCTTCCGCCAGCCTGACAgccaggcaggggggggggggggggagagagtggaggagagccgggcggcagcagcaaaAATCTCTAGCGAAATGTGAAAAATGAcggcgtttttggaggagagccgggcggcagcagccgttatggtggctGACCAACAGGAGGCGaataaatgagtgagtggggagggaaggattttattaaaaatgtgtacataagaatgacgaaatttaatgagtggatttgtgaatgtaaaagtgaaatggctAGCGAAGGAATCAAAAaccaaaaatctaatctgaaaatctaatctgacatacacccacaaacaaacacacacacacacagttttaaaagtatatagatatgatactTACTTAAGATGTGTCACTGTATACGTCTTATTGTACCAATATAAAAGTATTAACTTTTCTTAATAAAAACAAACTCAAAGGACAGTCCGGCTTCATACCAGTTGTTTGGTGTACGAAGGATCATTATAATCCACAACTTCATCTCCAGGATTGATATTCAATTTATCTCGTAAAGGAGTCCTTCCAGGAGTCACTGCTGCACCAGTTTTCGGTGTCATTCCACTGCGTGGAGTCAAAGCATCACTCCCGTGCGTTGGGGtcctaaacattttaaaataagatATTTTGCACGTTTACTGTCATTCACTCTGGAAACAGTTAAATAAACACCGAAAAGACAATCTTAAATGTAGATGCTATTCGAGTTAGGGAGAGTATTGACTGCAGGATAATTCCCATTAATCTTTACATTTTCCCCCATTCATACTTGTGTTCTGCCTCCTCCAAACCAAAATGGATTTCAAAATATTTTCCTTAAATGCAAATAATCCCACCCAATCAATAATAACTTTATGAACAGGATATGGTTGAAATCTGGTTATCAATTTTTAAGATCTGAATAGCAACGATGCAAGATTCAACCAAGGATGCCTTATGATCTGTAAAACCGAGATGTAGCCAGTCATTATGCAAcatgaaaattaaaaatattgaAGAATTACTCAAGGCAAATTAAGCAACATGACAGTTCCTAAAATCAAAAGTTATAGTTTCACTATAAAATGGCAGTATTAAGAAGAAAATATGAACTAATACCTGAAAGGTGTTGCAAGCACCGTATTTGGTGTCTGAACTATCTGTCGCTGTGGGGTTACTCCAGAAAAATCACTTTCATGGAGAGGGGTGTTCAGTCCTCCTTTTAAAGGCGTATCAACATTTGTCAGTGCCATTAAATTTTGAGCTTCCTGCATAATGAAGAATACAAATCTCCTGTTTAGCTCCAATATAATTTTCATATTTACCTTTCCTAGATTTTCTCTTAAATTCATAAATTATCTAAAACCAAGGAACTTATCTCAAGCACTCCATGAAACCTACTTTGAATTAGAATGGGCCCCTCTAGGATACTGCTAAAATTATATCTTCCTATATGGCTCCatcataaaataaaaatagtaaATCAAAGAAGTGGTCTTCTAAAAAGGCCACCATACACGacaatgcaatttttttttttaaatgcctcatTTAAGTTTAGCATGACAATAGTTGACATACTCAGAAAATCGGACTGACACAAACTTGATTCTGGATGTGTACCATTAGCTAATTTTGGTAATGCTGATCTCATTGGTTATAAAAAGGAAATAAAAGGTGCGGTTCCCAGTTTTACTTTTCCCAATGAGGTACTGTAGTGTGAACAATAGAAAATCATCCGAAACAGACTTATTCTGTACAGTTCAGTGGTTGGTgtgataaaatatatttaaagatACCAACTGCATTGGTGTCTTACGAACCGAGTAGTTTCAGAAGataggatagtttagtttagagattcagcgtgaaaacaggcccttcggcccaacgagtctgcactgaccagcaatccctgcacattaacactactctacacacactagggacaattttagatttataccaaacgaattaacctacaaacctgtacatctttggagtgtgggaggaaaccgatgatctccgagaaaacccaagcaggtcacggggagaacgtacaaactccgtacggacaagcacccatagtcaggagtggatgtgtaggaagaaactgcagatgctaatttagaacaaagatagacacaaaatgctggagtaactcagcaggacaaccagcatctctggagagaaggaatgggaaagagatgctgcctgtcccgttgagttactccagcatgatgtctatagacaggatggaacccgggtctctggcgttgtaaggcaataGCTATACTGCTACGCCATCGTGCCGCCTCCTAGGGGATAGAAGACAAATAGATTCTTCTGAGGAATATTAGGTCCctttatctccaaaactaaagatCTTAGCAACTAGGGATATCTCGTCCTCTTTTTGTCCTCTTGATTTAATGCAACTGTAGTTCCAGTACTTTTTGTTGTGTATCAATTTATTTTAATCTTATTTTTTACTTGCCTGTTCTCTGCACcaattataaattaaaaaaaactatttgctttttatttttgcAGCCCCTTCCAGCTGTACTATGCACTATTAAAACATAAGCATTTTAGGTTACAGTACAAAACTGAACCTCTCTGGATTACTGTAGCTTGATTACCTGAAGAATACGATCTTgtgctgcaggagtacgtgcagtTCGCAAACTCAAACCCGAATTGGCAATGCTATATTCGGAAAGAAGAGCATTGGAGGCAGAATTTGGCATTCCAGATTCCTCAACAGCTTGGCAGGCCATTTCGCTCGCCTGTCCAATTTTGACCACTTCTTCCAGTTCAGCATCAGAGATCTTTAAAACAGAAAGCAGATTATTCATGAGTGGCTAACAAAGCTTCAAACATTGTCAAGCAAATTTACACGTTCATTAAAAACTTTTATACATGCACCTAAAATCTACTGGACGCGATGAGAGTTGCTATTTCCCTCTTTTTCTACGTGGTTGCACAAGCTCGAAGGCTTGTGAGCATTGTAAGTTGCTTGTCAGTTTGGAGGTATCTCTAGGCTGGGGATAGCTGAACAGCAAGCAAAGAGATGGGGTAGAATGAAGCTTCCACCATATTCAAAAGATAGTGTTGCAAGAGACTGTCTGTTGTGTCAACACTTTGACTGACCCAAGCAACATCCCACATCTTAGCAGTGAAGGGCTATAATAGCTCCCTGATACCAGTCCTCACAAGCAGCCTCTCTCCATGCGCAAGTTCCCAGCACTGCACCAAGTAGTAGCAGGCAGGCCAAGAGCTCACGCCAAGTTCCCAGCACAGTAGCTCTGTTAGAAATGCATCGTGTAAAATACTATATTCAACCTTTCAGCTCTGATTCCATTTGTGTTCTCATCTGGGGCAACACCTCCAAAGTGTTATGTGAGGTACCAGTATACTCACATTTTTGTAAGAAATCAGCATCAGCAGATGACAATATAGAAAATACAACAATTATCTTTGTGGCATTTGAAGTGGGGAATTTACCTGTGGTGCAGGAAGAACTAATTTACTTCTTTTCTTAGTAAACTCAGAGACACCACTGATCTGTAATATAGCAGAAGGCAAATCAGATTCCTTCTTCTTTTTCAGACGCTGCTTATCTTTCTTCTGTTCAGATTCTTCTTTCTCACTgaataaaacaaataaacaatatTACGATCAACATATTTGTAATGAGCACTGGATTTTAGAAAGCTAACTCTAAACTCCAACAGCCAACTTAATTTGAAAAATGAAAAAACTCATAATTGAACTAAAAAATGTTTACTGAAGCCTCCTCTCCTGAAACAATAAGACAAACTTATAATTGGCAAACAAGCAGCATGGACAATTATATATGACAATTGTACGTACTGTACTTTGAATTCTAAGTTATTTCTGGTATTTTCGAGTTAATGTAAATATAAGGATTAACACTTACAATGCAAAATGATGTTATCATTTACAGATTTGGTTCCGCTCATTTTTAAAGTGTCATTATTACCAATATATACACTTTCTCAATTAAAGTCATACAAACATTAGGAATTATTCATAATTTTTGTTTTGGGAACTTGCAAATGCTCCAGCAATTGCACTGTGTCAAATTATAATGCATTTCATGCGTTGACAAAGGTAGAGAGGGTTTCATTTAAAAGCTGGTTCCAACCAATAACGACTATCTTCGACAACGATAATAGTGAGGGTTTCAACAGTGCTCATGCCATTGAATACCAAGAAAGGGTGGTCTTGCTGGAGATTATGGATTCCTTAGCAATTACTCGATATTAATATTATTTGCTGCTTTTCAGGAAAGCGAAAAATCAGATGTCCATTTAAAAATGAAATACTTGAAACTCAGCAGTtttgaaacactcagcagtttgcGAGAAACATTCAACAGTTTAAGCAAGatttgtgaaaagagaaacagagtcaacatttcaatagacaataggtgcaggagtaggccatttggcccttcgagccagcaccgccattcaatgtgatcatggctgatcatccacaatcagtccccgttcctgccttctccccatatcccctgactccgccatctttaagagccctatctagctctctcttgaaagtatccagagaacctgcctccactaaaTCTTTAATCATTCGTCTTATCATGGGTGGTACCTAATCtgttgaacatttccagcattttatgtttttaatacAGATTCACAGAATTGCAGTTTTTTGATTTCCATTTAAAAGTGAGAAATTAAAAATTTGCAGCAAAAGCATTTCATTCTTTGGTATTAAGAGAGTGCAAGAGGCAGCACCATCACAGTTGTTAATGTAATTGAGAAAGAGTTGAAAGCCTGTAAAGTACTGAAACAAGTATTCCATGTATCTAATAAAAAGGCCAGACACACCAGTCAGGTTTCCCTAGCCACACCTTTGACTTGGAGAAGCAGGTGGAGTTCTAGAAATTGTTCAATGCAAGAATGTTTTCAGCCAAAACAGGATGGTGGTAGAAGGGTCCCGTCATAGGTCATCCTCGTAGGGGCTAAAAGTATAGAGCTAGTTAGGATTAACTAGTTAGGACTGAAAACTGAAAACTAATGGTGGTGACCCCCGAAGAGTCATGGATGTTCAGGAGAATGGACTGGTTTAGAGACGGAAGAAAGTAATGGTAAGAAGATATAAGTTTGGTCAGAATAGcagcctgactagcacgcgggctaaagaatggatgaaatattatactctgaaatgtacgaatatatctcgaatgaagtcttttttattttaacaaatttttccattcttctttaactacctttttttttttttgttttttttttgtttgttgtttttgttttttgtttttcttctctttcttttctttctttacttcaactatctctttagttctatctagtttaaaaaaaaaaaaggtaaaaagtattggagacaatgtaataataattgacatgtaatgatgtattttggttatgtacctatctccaataaaaaatattttcaaaaaaaaaaagaatagcaGCCTGTAACAGTGGGTCTTGCAGATTTTCGGGAGggcgtgttgggggatgaggggaaatgagccgtgcctgcgcagttgggggctatgcgtgagtggtgcaatattgcgttggggggacgggttgtattgggggaacgggtgagtggtggaatattgcggtgggaaacaggttgcgttgggggaccaggcctcccgtgtgacagggacccaacgggtcccacttagtctagtttctttATATATGGTtccatctgtggaattatttttccAGATGACAAATGATTTCCATTTTATCAGGGCTCCTTGATGCCACACATGGTTAAATCCTGCCTTGAGATTAAGGACAACTGCTATCACCTCATCTCTGGAAATCAGCTGTTTGGTGTATGTTTGGACTAAGGTGGTCTGGATTGTATCAGTCCTGACTAAACGCAAATTGCGCAGAGAGGTACAAGCCATCTAATGCCGATGACGTCTCCCATTACTTTTCAGAGTAGAGCAGATGGTTCGAGTGTTGGCTAGCATGCCTACAGGTGCAGCTAGTTCTCGAGCACCGTTTTATATGGTTGGGGAAACCCAAACTGTAACATCCGAAGATATTTAAACTTCAATGAAAATGTTTGCACAATGAAAAAATAAATGTGAAGTGCATACATTGTAAATAGAAAAACGTTTAAAAAAGTACAGGAATGATAATTTAGCATTTTTGCTGCAACTTACGATCGTAGTTCTCCATCTAGATGTTGCTGGCGGAGTCTTTTGAAATCTGGTTCAAGTGCTTGATAGTTTTCCTCAGCGGTATCATAAAAACCCGGAGCAGGTTTCTTTTCAAAGGGAATTTCAGCATTATAATCCACACCtctcttcttttttctttttttctgtaTCTCAATGCCAGCGGCTCGCAATTCTCTGCGCTTCTGAAGTGCTGCTAGTCGTCTACAATATTTAAAGGTAGATAGATTATTATTTTACCATTACATTTATTTTGCAGACTCCCATCAAATCAGAATGTCCATTTGATAGCACATAAAATGGATCTTAAAAGTTAGAAAATAATTGTTCTTAATAATTAAACAAATACACTACAACTTTCATGAACTTAgaacagctgaagaagggtctcgactgaaacgtcacccattccttctctccagagatgctgcctgtcctgctgagttattccagctttgtgtctatcttcagcactaATCATTTTGCTGCTAATGAAATATTTTAATAGTAATGCAATGGCTACCAGCCAAGATGTTTTAGTGATGTGTATAAATATTCATATGTGACCCATAGTCTTCTTTGAGAGGAGAAATAATGGAGAAACAAATAATTTCAGAAATCTTGCTTGAATCAATTTTTTAAATTGCTATATTTTGGCTACTGCGATCAATGATTACATGCTTTAAAGCAAAAGCTTTGAGCATTGGTTTTCCCATTGTAAATGGTAATTATGCACTCATTTTAAGATGCTGTGAGATAATGAATATTGTCACACAGAGAAAGGGAAAAACTTtctgttctgtaaaataaattgtgCCCATTTGCTTTGGAAATAATAGAGGGCTTCAGAAAATTGTTTAATTTTCTTCTGCAAGAAATATAAAATTCCTGATATATAAAAGTAAAATTATGCCTGTAGATATAAAAAATAGTATGATATTTATATCAATTTTTTGAACAGCAAAAAGTACATAAATGTAAACTTTATTCCAATATAAAAAATTGCTCAGGACTATCTAACTGTAAAATAGGCAATCGCTCACATCAGATGGAGATTTCTAATTTCAGAAAATTACAAATCTTTCAGAATATTCTGATTTCTGAATATGTATAGGAGTATATATCCCTGTATCTAAAATATAGGAATACAGAATTTACTATATTTCCAAATAGGAACATATTATTCCTAATATAATAtacagaaaataataataatattaattttatttcagataaggTTTTGTTTGTTTTGGATAGAAAGATGATGCATATAGTGCATGATCCATAGGGGAAAAGCTTAAACTGCGGTTTACGAGGCAATATTATTTTTATTGAGAAATTCCCTCCCAGGAGGAATTGGCAGAAGCAGATATAAAAGCCATGTTTGAAGGTTTAGACATGCATCAATGGGGAAATAGCTTCTCTTTATAAAATTAAATTCTAATGAAAAATGTGATTTTACCGCACATTTTACTAACCTGGCTTCTTCAAGCTGCTTTTCTCGTGCTTTTCTCTTAGCTTTCTTGCCTTGCGTATTGGCCAAACGAGCTCTAGCCTCAGACAGCATTTCAAGTTCAtctataaataaaaatatattctcAATGTAACATTGTGCACTCTAAAATTAATATTTTGGTAATAAACAAAAGGTAGCATGAATTTTCTGTTCAAATGGTTCCTAAAAGATTTTTAAAACCTTCTGACAGTCAGTATTACACCAGCAGCCTATAATGTCTATGATTATCTCTGTTATGTGTTGTGAATAATTAGATGAGAGTAGCAATTTTCCAGCaagattaattatttttttctaaatAGTCTGTATTCTTAATCTTTTCTTACTTGCTCATTTTTATTCGCGTCAGCTCCTGTAGCCCACAAGTTATTCCATCTAATTTTCTCAGCAAttgctttataataataataataatatattttattgtcattgcacatatgtgcaacgagatgtgatatgcagcttccatctgatgtGTTAACttaaaacaactaataaaatttagataccccgaaaacatgatttataaaaagaacagtaaaacagtcaaaacagtctaaagtgcaaatgtgtctgtgcgacgtgaccatccgagggagacagttcatgggagtggggggcactcagcagggccggttcagagcagctatagctctggggatgaagctgttccagagtctggCGGTGCGGgcttagaaggccttgtaacatctgccggaaggtaggagttcgaacagtccattacaagggtgtgaggagtctttgtggatactgacggccttcctgaggcaccgtgtgtagtagatgccctccaaggctggtagctgtgtcccaataatcttctgcgctctgtggacgaggcgctgaagagctctcctctccgcctccgtgcagctgagataccacacagagatgccatacgttaatatgctctctgtggtgcagtggtagaaggttgtcagcagctgttggggcagaccagtctttttcaatgttctcaggaagaacagtcgttgctataccttcttgaccagcgcagcggtgttggtggaccatgtgaggtcctctgagatgtgtgtgcccagaaacttaaagctggacactctctccacactgtccccgtagatggagattggggcatattccctattatgtgtcctcctgaagtcaataatcagctccttggtcttggaggtgtttagggacaatttgttacgtgagcaccagtagtccgctctgtagtttgtttcatcaccgttggtgatcagcccgatcaccgttgtgtcgtctgcaaacttgacgatggtattCTTTTTGCCACTTACCTATACTAAGGGGTACTTTGCTGTAGCTATTTGAGCCTACCAGCATTGCTTTGCAAAGTGAGAGGATAGCTGAGAATTCAGCAT containing:
- the cdc5l gene encoding cell division cycle 5-like protein gives rise to the protein MPRIMIKGGVWRNTEDEILKAAVMKYGKNQWSRIASLLHRKSAKQCKARWYEWLDPSIKKTEWSREEEEKLLHLAKLMPTQWRTIAPIIGRTAAQCLEHYEYLLDKAAQRDQEEEAADDPRKLKPGEIDPNPETKPARPDPVDMDEDELEMLSEARARLANTQGKKAKRKAREKQLEEARRLAALQKRRELRAAGIEIQKKRKKKRGVDYNAEIPFEKKPAPGFYDTAEENYQALEPDFKRLRQQHLDGELRSEKEESEQKKDKQRLKKKKESDLPSAILQISGVSEFTKKRSKLVLPAPQISDAELEEVVKIGQASEMACQAVEESGMPNSASNALLSEYSIANSGLSLRTARTPAAQDRILQEAQNLMALTNVDTPLKGGLNTPLHESDFSGVTPQRQIVQTPNTVLATPFRTPTHGSDALTPRSGMTPKTGAAVTPGRTPLRDKLNINPGDEVVDYNDPSYTKQLEREHREQLRVGLLNLPTPKNDFEIVLPENAERELEEQDTEDNFIEDAADVESRRQAMKDAERERELKKRHQSVQRSFPRPTEVNETILRPLNVEPPLTEMQKAEEMVKKEMIVMLHYDTLHHPYVDLFNKRGKGAGSSSGNVEHIAFLEHNRYEKINKEDMKKASDLLCQEMEVVKHGMGHGDLPLDAYNQVWEECYSQVLYLPGQNRYTRANLASKKDRIESLEKKLETNRNHMTTEAKQAAKMEKKLKILLGGYQSRATGLMKQLSDQWDQIEQAHLELCTFEELKKHEDIAIPRRQESLREDVARQQEREKELQQRFADLLLDKEGLVAAKY